One genomic window of Cheilinus undulatus linkage group 7, ASM1832078v1, whole genome shotgun sequence includes the following:
- the LOC121512506 gene encoding immunoglobulin superfamily member 10-like isoform X1: MTLFKVFFFCFSGVSLLKVVLAEEPPQVSVSVWPKGLNIYLDESVLLRCSMESNSSSVWTHRWFRHRPDSAPTLNPRHLVSGDSYSITAVTREDGGSYQCQAERREGNISSVVILSQPVVLRVLDVAPASLTVTPSSRQMFRGERFSVHCPGSHSNSSWTLRRLSPGQTERSRAFHTDRCSPLGGAVSTDRPHTCVFTAGRETGGLYWCEGAEGRSNAVSISVSYGSVILRTPASPVFEGSAASLLCQYRTGSYGKTIFFKDGVKVNKSTSSISNTEIKMMIDNVTKEDEGFYKCSSDDRRVESPESWLSVTPGRGNGTSTDGREASTGSWIWILVSCILLLLLTPLSVWLIRHYRYQTFCTRSCWPSSKKRRPAVQLPATKQDVTEVQWDLSWMEMSDLLDKHLYPGT; encoded by the exons ATGACtttatttaaagtcttttttttctgtttttcaggtGTGTCTCTTCTTAAAGTCGTTTTGGCTGAAG agcCTCCACAGGTCAGCGTGTCAGTGTGGCCTAAAGGACTGAACATCTACCTGGATGAGAGCGTGCTGCTTCGCTGCAGCATGGAGTCAAACTCCAGCTCTGTGTGGACCCATCGATGGTTCAGACACAGACCGGACTCTGCCCCAACCCTGAACCCTAGACACCTGGTCTCAGGTGACAGCTACTCCATCACCGCGGTAACCAGAGAGGATGGGGGCAGCTACCAGTGTcaggcagagaggagggaggggaacaTCAGCTCTGTGGTGATCCTTAGCCAGCCGGTTGTTCTCAGGGTGTTGG atGTGGCCCCTGCCTCTCTGACGGTGACCCCCAGTAGCAGACAGATGTTCAGAGGGGAGCGTTTCTCTGTCCACTGCCCTGGTTCTCACTCTAACTCCTCCTGGACGCTGAGGCGGCTCTCACCGGGTCAAACTGAGAGGAGCAGAGCCTTCCATACTGACCGGTGTTCACCACTAGGGGGAGCTGTTAGCACAGACAGACCTCATACATGTGTGTTCACTGCTGGGAGAGAGACCGGGGGCCTTTACTGGTGTGAGGGAGCCGAGGGCCGCAGCAACGCAGTCAGCATCTCAGTGAGCT ATGGCTCAGTCATCCTCAGGACTCCAGCCTCTCCTGTATTTGAGGGCAGTGCAGCCTCTTTACTTTGTCAGTACAGGACAGGAAGTTACGGAAAGACGATCTTCTTTAAAGATGGAGTAAAAGTCAACAAGTCGACGTCTTCGATCTCAAACACAGAGATAAAGATGATGATTGACAACGTGACGAAGGAGGATGAAGGTTTCTATAAATGCTCTTCTGATGACAGACGGGTGGAGAGTCCAGAGAGCTGGTTATCAGTGACGCCTGGTCGAG GAAATGGGACGTCAACAGATGGGAGAGAAGCTTCCACTG GCTCCTGGATATGGATCTTAGTTTCATGCATACTTCTCCTGCTGCtcactcctctctctgtctggctCATTCGCCACTACAG GTACCAGACCTTTTGCACTCGCAGCTGTTGGCCATCTTCTAAAAAGCGGCGTCCAGCCGTGCAGCTTCCTGCAACCAAACAGGATGTGACAGAGGTGCAGTGGGACCTGTCCTGGATGGAGATGTCCGACCTGCTGGATAAACATTTGTACCCTGGCACCTAA
- the LOC121512506 gene encoding immunoglobulin superfamily member 10-like isoform X2, with the protein MNIILISSLLGVSLLKVVLAEEPPQVSVSVWPKGLNIYLDESVLLRCSMESNSSSVWTHRWFRHRPDSAPTLNPRHLVSGDSYSITAVTREDGGSYQCQAERREGNISSVVILSQPVVLRVLDVAPASLTVTPSSRQMFRGERFSVHCPGSHSNSSWTLRRLSPGQTERSRAFHTDRCSPLGGAVSTDRPHTCVFTAGRETGGLYWCEGAEGRSNAVSISVSYGSVILRTPASPVFEGSAASLLCQYRTGSYGKTIFFKDGVKVNKSTSSISNTEIKMMIDNVTKEDEGFYKCSSDDRRVESPESWLSVTPGRGNGTSTDGREASTGSWIWILVSCILLLLLTPLSVWLIRHYRYQTFCTRSCWPSSKKRRPAVQLPATKQDVTEVQWDLSWMEMSDLLDKHLYPGT; encoded by the exons ATGAACATCATCCTGATCTCCTCTCTGCTGG gtGTGTCTCTTCTTAAAGTCGTTTTGGCTGAAG agcCTCCACAGGTCAGCGTGTCAGTGTGGCCTAAAGGACTGAACATCTACCTGGATGAGAGCGTGCTGCTTCGCTGCAGCATGGAGTCAAACTCCAGCTCTGTGTGGACCCATCGATGGTTCAGACACAGACCGGACTCTGCCCCAACCCTGAACCCTAGACACCTGGTCTCAGGTGACAGCTACTCCATCACCGCGGTAACCAGAGAGGATGGGGGCAGCTACCAGTGTcaggcagagaggagggaggggaacaTCAGCTCTGTGGTGATCCTTAGCCAGCCGGTTGTTCTCAGGGTGTTGG atGTGGCCCCTGCCTCTCTGACGGTGACCCCCAGTAGCAGACAGATGTTCAGAGGGGAGCGTTTCTCTGTCCACTGCCCTGGTTCTCACTCTAACTCCTCCTGGACGCTGAGGCGGCTCTCACCGGGTCAAACTGAGAGGAGCAGAGCCTTCCATACTGACCGGTGTTCACCACTAGGGGGAGCTGTTAGCACAGACAGACCTCATACATGTGTGTTCACTGCTGGGAGAGAGACCGGGGGCCTTTACTGGTGTGAGGGAGCCGAGGGCCGCAGCAACGCAGTCAGCATCTCAGTGAGCT ATGGCTCAGTCATCCTCAGGACTCCAGCCTCTCCTGTATTTGAGGGCAGTGCAGCCTCTTTACTTTGTCAGTACAGGACAGGAAGTTACGGAAAGACGATCTTCTTTAAAGATGGAGTAAAAGTCAACAAGTCGACGTCTTCGATCTCAAACACAGAGATAAAGATGATGATTGACAACGTGACGAAGGAGGATGAAGGTTTCTATAAATGCTCTTCTGATGACAGACGGGTGGAGAGTCCAGAGAGCTGGTTATCAGTGACGCCTGGTCGAG GAAATGGGACGTCAACAGATGGGAGAGAAGCTTCCACTG GCTCCTGGATATGGATCTTAGTTTCATGCATACTTCTCCTGCTGCtcactcctctctctgtctggctCATTCGCCACTACAG GTACCAGACCTTTTGCACTCGCAGCTGTTGGCCATCTTCTAAAAAGCGGCGTCCAGCCGTGCAGCTTCCTGCAACCAAACAGGATGTGACAGAGGTGCAGTGGGACCTGTCCTGGATGGAGATGTCCGACCTGCTGGATAAACATTTGTACCCTGGCACCTAA